One Roseimaritima multifibrata DNA window includes the following coding sequences:
- the smc gene encoding chromosome segregation protein SMC, with amino-acid sequence MLKALELAGFKSFADKTRFDFPDGITVVVGPNGSGKSNIVDAMKWVLGSQSAKSLRGKDMSDVIFKGSQTRGPSNSAEATIVFDNSSGILPVDAPEVHVTRRVFRSGEGEYLINGQACRLKDIKSLIAGTGIGIDAYSLIEQGKVDRMLQANAKDRRAIFEEAAGISRFKAKKVEAERRLARVDQNLVRLGDIVDEVASRLQSLKSQASKAERYRQSSERLRELRTSLAWTDWSVMSEELQSAEHDLKEITEQAESEEKRRDELAEQRQAFEIGFQELAEQARQAETDRANMAREIAVLAGRRDADAHSQQELERAIAKGRRRVRLLQSQAGSAAAEFRGLRDRLAIYESDFAKAQASADAAEEVRREAGEAAEKTRSERAETQIRHLANLRKVADLEGNVQRLQQQLEQSARSSEALAIRKQSAQAMLEEADTEHQRCRTELEQLNQSIKDSEKKIDLALAELNEKKRLLERRREEIAALQMRLQGLTERQSVLRDLQKRQEGVDSGVRSLMEQVRSANVDVLVDVLGIVADHVQTDPDVAPLIDATLGPLAQYAIVRHSRVQEAILSGRIEITGRVGLLRIDELPTRRPGDKIRLDGLGGVIGRADRMVQTEPEFEPLVRHLLGTTWIVDSLQTALGLRKLSGAGLRFVTSQCELLDRDGSLIVGPATAAAGLVSRHSQLAATTKEIQHYRYQLSEAEEEAGRLKLRVDQEAADMGRIEDGHRDAITKRAAAQASLRHSEERLESCTTALQDLNKEIETAEIAHLEAVESQETFESQLRSCRQQIAEIEAEATASDLELQQRESTLRKATDRVMAISVDVARAEQKVEAATATLEQQRRDQSERQAAVQEVRVQLKSDTDRSEQLKLRQLQADATLASLHLQAEESAAQMQVLASQANQLRTKQRELQSALDAAGKAADKASRELHALSSRRDTTRMKRETLADRLLEDYEIDLRGSEPPEDHQPVEDRDSVDKEIGRLREQLQRTGSVNMEALDELETLQTRYDELHGQYQDLTAAKDSLQRIIQRINTDSRRLFMDTLEAIRINFQRLYRKSFGGGSADLILEESDDPLEAGVEIVATPPGKPAFSNSLLSGGEKALTAVALLMSIFQYRPSPFCVLDEVDAPFDEANIGRFVTVLTEFLDQTKFVVVTHSKKTMTAATTLYGVTMQESGVSKRVSVRFEDVNEDGEINSTDAA; translated from the coding sequence ATGCTGAAAGCTCTCGAACTAGCCGGCTTCAAAAGTTTTGCGGATAAGACGCGCTTTGACTTTCCCGACGGGATTACGGTCGTTGTCGGACCGAATGGATCTGGCAAGAGTAATATCGTTGACGCGATGAAATGGGTGCTTGGCTCGCAGAGCGCCAAGAGCCTTCGCGGCAAAGATATGTCGGACGTGATTTTCAAGGGCTCGCAGACTCGCGGTCCTTCCAATTCTGCCGAAGCGACCATTGTCTTTGACAATTCCTCGGGGATCCTGCCCGTGGACGCTCCAGAGGTCCATGTGACCCGCCGAGTCTTTCGCAGCGGCGAAGGGGAATACCTGATCAACGGGCAGGCTTGCCGATTAAAAGACATTAAATCGTTGATCGCTGGGACAGGGATCGGGATCGATGCCTACAGTCTGATCGAACAAGGCAAAGTCGACCGGATGTTGCAGGCCAACGCGAAAGATCGCCGTGCGATCTTCGAAGAGGCTGCGGGGATCAGTCGATTTAAAGCCAAAAAGGTCGAAGCCGAACGTCGATTGGCCCGAGTCGATCAGAACTTGGTCCGGCTGGGTGATATCGTCGATGAAGTCGCCTCTCGCCTGCAAAGCCTGAAATCACAGGCCTCCAAGGCCGAACGCTATCGGCAGTCCTCGGAACGTTTACGCGAACTGCGTACTTCCTTGGCTTGGACCGATTGGTCGGTGATGTCGGAGGAGCTGCAGTCGGCCGAACACGATCTGAAAGAGATCACCGAACAAGCCGAATCGGAAGAGAAACGACGGGACGAATTGGCGGAGCAACGCCAGGCGTTCGAGATCGGGTTTCAAGAACTTGCCGAACAGGCGAGGCAGGCCGAGACCGATCGCGCCAATATGGCTCGAGAGATTGCCGTTTTAGCGGGCCGCCGCGATGCCGATGCTCATTCCCAGCAAGAACTGGAACGAGCCATCGCCAAAGGACGCCGACGGGTTCGACTGCTGCAGTCGCAAGCCGGTTCTGCGGCAGCCGAATTTCGTGGGTTGCGCGACCGATTGGCAATCTATGAAAGCGATTTCGCCAAAGCTCAAGCTTCTGCCGATGCGGCCGAAGAGGTGCGACGCGAAGCCGGGGAAGCGGCCGAAAAAACTCGCAGTGAACGAGCCGAAACGCAGATCCGGCATCTGGCCAACCTGCGGAAAGTCGCCGATCTGGAAGGAAATGTTCAGCGGTTGCAGCAACAGCTTGAGCAATCGGCCCGATCTAGCGAAGCGTTGGCGATTCGAAAACAATCCGCTCAGGCGATGCTGGAGGAAGCCGATACGGAGCACCAGCGTTGTCGGACGGAACTGGAACAACTGAACCAGTCGATCAAGGATTCCGAAAAGAAGATCGACTTGGCGTTGGCTGAACTGAATGAGAAAAAGCGGCTTTTGGAGCGGCGTCGTGAAGAGATCGCTGCCCTCCAAATGCGACTGCAAGGATTGACCGAAAGGCAGTCGGTCTTGCGAGATCTGCAGAAAAGACAAGAGGGCGTGGACAGCGGTGTCCGTTCATTGATGGAGCAGGTCCGCAGCGCCAATGTCGATGTTCTGGTCGACGTCTTAGGAATCGTCGCGGACCACGTGCAGACCGATCCCGATGTCGCTCCGTTGATCGATGCGACGTTGGGACCTTTGGCCCAGTATGCAATCGTCCGGCACAGTCGCGTCCAAGAGGCGATCCTTTCGGGCAGGATTGAAATCACCGGCCGAGTTGGTTTGCTGCGAATTGATGAACTGCCGACTCGACGCCCCGGCGATAAAATTCGTTTGGATGGACTGGGGGGCGTGATCGGTCGTGCCGACCGGATGGTCCAAACCGAACCGGAGTTCGAACCGCTGGTGAGGCACTTGCTTGGCACGACCTGGATCGTCGATTCTCTGCAGACCGCGCTCGGACTGCGGAAGCTAAGCGGGGCCGGTTTGCGTTTTGTGACCAGCCAATGTGAATTGTTGGACCGTGATGGCTCCCTGATCGTGGGGCCGGCGACCGCCGCTGCCGGATTGGTCAGCCGTCACAGTCAATTGGCGGCAACCACCAAAGAGATTCAGCACTATCGCTATCAGTTAAGCGAAGCGGAAGAAGAGGCCGGGCGGTTGAAGCTGCGAGTCGACCAAGAGGCGGCCGATATGGGCCGGATCGAGGATGGACACCGCGATGCGATCACCAAACGGGCTGCTGCGCAAGCCAGTTTGCGACACTCTGAAGAACGGTTGGAATCCTGCACCACCGCCCTTCAAGATCTGAACAAAGAGATCGAAACCGCTGAAATTGCGCATTTGGAAGCGGTCGAAAGCCAAGAAACCTTTGAGTCGCAGTTGCGGTCATGCCGGCAGCAGATCGCTGAAATCGAAGCGGAAGCGACCGCCAGTGACTTGGAACTACAGCAGCGTGAATCGACGTTGCGAAAAGCGACCGACCGAGTGATGGCGATCTCGGTCGATGTAGCTCGAGCCGAACAAAAGGTGGAAGCGGCGACGGCAACCCTCGAACAGCAACGCCGCGATCAATCCGAACGCCAAGCCGCCGTCCAAGAAGTTCGCGTCCAATTGAAATCGGACACGGACCGGAGTGAACAGCTGAAACTTCGGCAGTTGCAGGCCGACGCAACCCTCGCCTCGCTGCATCTGCAAGCCGAAGAATCGGCGGCTCAGATGCAAGTTTTGGCCAGTCAAGCAAACCAGTTGCGAACGAAACAGCGTGAACTGCAGTCCGCACTCGATGCGGCGGGGAAAGCGGCCGACAAGGCCTCTCGCGAACTGCATGCCCTTTCCAGTCGTCGCGACACGACGCGAATGAAACGAGAAACCCTCGCCGATCGCCTGCTGGAAGATTACGAAATCGATCTTCGTGGCAGTGAGCCTCCGGAAGATCATCAGCCGGTTGAAGATCGGGATTCGGTCGACAAAGAAATTGGACGACTGCGTGAGCAACTGCAGCGGACCGGTTCGGTCAACATGGAAGCGCTTGACGAACTGGAAACTTTGCAGACACGTTACGATGAATTGCACGGCCAGTACCAAGACCTGACCGCCGCCAAAGATTCGTTGCAGCGAATCATTCAGCGAATCAATACCGATAGCCGACGCTTGTTCATGGACACGCTGGAGGCGATTCGGATCAATTTCCAGCGGTTGTATCGCAAGTCCTTCGGGGGCGGTTCGGCCGATTTGATTTTGGAAGAGTCCGACGATCCATTGGAAGCCGGAGTCGAGATTGTCGCGACTCCTCCAGGCAAGCCGGCCTTCTCTAATTCATTGCTTTCCGGTGGTGAAAAAGCGTTGACCGCGGTCGCTTTGCTGATGTCGATTTTCCAGTACCGCCCTAGCCCGTTTTGCGTTTTGGACGAAGTCGACGCACCATTTGATGAAGCGAATATCGGTCGATTTGTTACCGTGTTGACCGAATTCTTAGATCAAACCAAGTTTGTGGTCGTCACTCACAGTAAAAAGACGATGACCGCCGCCACCACCTTGTACGGTGTGACGATGCAGGAATCGGGGGTCAGTAAACGAGTCTCGGTTCGTTTCGAAGATGTCAACGAAGATGGCGAAATTAATAGTACCGACGCTGCTTGA
- a CDS encoding TPM domain-containing protein yields the protein MQRASSLFNTEQKQQIEAAVAEAESRTTSEIVPIVGTVSGRYERPQDMVGLWLAGVAAVLVWLMFPRDDDTLGSWEGSAVYVGLAVMVVSISAAFIIGVLAANRFAWLCRLFTPGDQMREQVLVRARELFFDNRVHHTSGATGLLIYVSLFERRAVILGDKQIMGKLGQEPLDQLCQQLTEGLHEGDFAATIESVIRNAGDQLAIPFPRTEPGINELENTLVLIDE from the coding sequence ATGCAACGCGCATCGAGCCTTTTTAATACCGAACAGAAACAGCAGATCGAAGCGGCGGTCGCTGAAGCGGAGTCTCGGACGACGTCGGAGATCGTGCCCATTGTCGGGACGGTTTCTGGTCGATACGAGCGACCTCAAGATATGGTCGGACTCTGGCTGGCAGGCGTTGCCGCGGTCTTGGTTTGGCTGATGTTCCCTCGAGATGACGATACGTTGGGTAGCTGGGAAGGGAGCGCCGTTTACGTAGGGCTGGCGGTCATGGTCGTTTCGATCTCGGCAGCTTTTATCATCGGAGTCTTGGCGGCAAATCGGTTCGCGTGGCTCTGCCGATTGTTCACGCCTGGGGACCAGATGCGGGAACAGGTCCTGGTTCGAGCTCGAGAATTGTTTTTTGACAATCGAGTCCACCACACGAGTGGGGCGACCGGGCTGTTGATCTACGTTTCATTGTTTGAGCGTCGAGCTGTCATTTTGGGAGATAAACAAATAATGGGTAAGTTGGGGCAGGAGCCCTTGGACCAGCTTTGCCAGCAATTGACCGAAGGCCTCCATGAGGGCGATTTCGCAGCCACAATCGAGTCAGTCATCCGCAACGCCGGAGATCAGCTAGCAATCCCCTTCCCCCGCACCGAACCAGGAATCAACGAGCTAGAAAACACCCTGGTTCTAATCGACGAATAA
- a CDS encoding TPM domain-containing protein, with translation MGNSYLLRPRACLAAFAFFCSLMVSPAIAFEINLQPPGDREFVRDLAGMLDAQDKTQIQEICDALLTDKATPIIVITIESMAKYGGEGLRIETFATLLFDQWGIGHPTLGDQEWNTGILLLVSKDDRKARIELGGGWGRREDALCRQIMDDQIISRFKQGQFSMGIVAGVESLDKMARKLELPSAPAAKSIPRPWWHYGLIIGFVALAIFTVVSLIRNGSSGWAWVFWGVVFAVVGTLLYQFLKNQSRGGGGGGGGFSGGSFGGGSSGGGGATGSW, from the coding sequence ATGGGTAATAGCTACCTTCTTAGGCCGCGTGCTTGCTTAGCCGCGTTTGCGTTTTTCTGTTCCCTGATGGTCTCGCCTGCAATTGCTTTTGAAATCAATCTGCAACCTCCTGGCGATCGTGAATTTGTCCGGGACTTGGCAGGGATGCTGGACGCTCAAGACAAAACGCAAATCCAAGAGATCTGCGATGCGCTGCTGACCGACAAAGCGACTCCGATCATCGTGATCACGATCGAATCGATGGCGAAATATGGGGGCGAGGGTCTGCGGATTGAAACCTTTGCCACGTTGCTTTTTGATCAGTGGGGGATCGGGCATCCAACCCTTGGTGATCAGGAATGGAACACAGGCATCCTGCTTTTGGTCTCAAAGGATGATCGCAAAGCAAGGATTGAGCTTGGCGGCGGTTGGGGACGCCGCGAGGACGCTTTGTGCCGCCAGATCATGGATGACCAAATCATTTCGCGGTTCAAACAAGGGCAGTTCTCGATGGGGATTGTCGCCGGAGTTGAATCGCTGGACAAAATGGCTCGAAAGCTGGAACTGCCCTCGGCTCCGGCCGCCAAAAGTATCCCCAGGCCTTGGTGGCATTACGGTTTGATCATCGGCTTCGTGGCTCTGGCGATCTTCACGGTCGTGTCGCTGATCCGCAACGGCTCCAGTGGTTGGGCTTGGGTTTTTTGGGGTGTTGTGTTTGCGGTGGTCGGAACCCTGCTTTATCAGTTTTTGAAAAATCAAAGCCGAGGTGGTGGCGGTGGAGGTGGGGGATTCAGCGGTGGGTCGTTTGGTGGAGGTTCCTCCGGCGGCGGTGGCGCGACCGGATCTTGGTAG
- a CDS encoding DUF11 domain-containing protein, protein MAGNSKQLDQEKPMNTAIVSLRCFSLMATVSLASLLGCTSGKLGPSLISHSSGDAAVAPAAVVAAPVSTLPNTNTNTNQLPPQTPAPVQRMAAVPIATDTASVEGAAVQGEVAQVAWNQPTAGGQRLLGGRPTPAMAHPMAHAHAPAANGAPAAGSDCSCCNKTSCFQSGPWNQFGTDPQEFLCDGGDLSGNAHVRQDDALVGIDLEDTVVKYTTQKGEIHVQPSNRVCIYAPRFAAVRKVTEAVAGEQTVAALGYDVPEGPGRIDLNQPSSAVTAQHSLERQVVSRTVDAMRDLDRGMPIEGVDQPLLAEDTLAILQNLSLISQGMLTEADKPWLSKGALAAETWTIEENVAVTVADVSPVEQIRHAAAEGLTLYEFPDAGRLRIVKLADKQDALPGEIVTFLLRVDNVGDSPVRDVVLTDNLTNRLEYVADSQTCSSGAEFETEVNIGGSLRLTWKLTDTLKVGESSSIRFRCKVR, encoded by the coding sequence ATGGCTGGAAATTCGAAACAATTGGATCAAGAGAAACCGATGAATACAGCAATCGTGTCGCTACGATGTTTCAGCCTGATGGCGACGGTTTCGCTTGCGAGCCTGCTTGGTTGTACGTCGGGTAAATTGGGCCCCAGCTTGATTAGCCATTCTTCGGGCGACGCGGCGGTCGCCCCGGCAGCCGTTGTTGCGGCTCCGGTTTCGACGCTTCCAAATACAAATACAAATACAAATCAGCTTCCGCCCCAGACGCCGGCACCAGTTCAGCGGATGGCTGCGGTCCCGATCGCAACCGACACCGCTTCGGTTGAGGGGGCTGCGGTTCAGGGTGAAGTGGCGCAGGTCGCTTGGAATCAACCAACCGCCGGCGGACAACGCCTACTGGGCGGCCGTCCGACACCTGCCATGGCACACCCTATGGCTCATGCGCATGCTCCCGCTGCAAATGGTGCCCCAGCGGCCGGCAGCGATTGCAGTTGCTGTAACAAGACCAGCTGTTTTCAGTCGGGGCCTTGGAATCAGTTTGGTACCGATCCACAAGAATTTCTTTGCGATGGTGGAGACCTTTCCGGCAACGCCCATGTCCGTCAAGACGACGCGTTGGTCGGGATCGATTTGGAAGACACGGTGGTGAAATACACCACGCAAAAAGGTGAAATCCATGTGCAGCCGAGCAATCGCGTTTGCATTTATGCTCCTCGCTTTGCCGCCGTTCGCAAAGTGACCGAAGCCGTAGCAGGCGAACAAACGGTGGCCGCATTAGGTTACGACGTTCCCGAAGGCCCAGGGCGTATCGATCTAAATCAACCTAGCAGCGCAGTGACGGCTCAACATAGCTTGGAACGTCAAGTGGTCTCGCGAACGGTTGACGCGATGCGAGACCTGGATCGTGGGATGCCTATTGAAGGCGTCGATCAACCGTTGCTCGCCGAAGACACGCTGGCGATTTTGCAGAACCTAAGTTTGATTTCTCAGGGGATGCTAACCGAAGCGGATAAGCCTTGGCTAAGCAAGGGAGCGTTGGCCGCCGAAACATGGACGATCGAAGAAAATGTCGCGGTTACGGTTGCCGATGTGTCGCCGGTCGAACAGATTCGTCATGCGGCCGCAGAAGGTTTGACCCTGTATGAATTCCCCGACGCTGGGCGATTGCGAATCGTCAAGCTGGCGGACAAACAGGATGCCCTGCCAGGCGAGATCGTCACATTCTTGCTCCGCGTCGATAACGTTGGTGATTCACCGGTTCGTGACGTGGTCCTGACCGATAACTTGACCAACCGCTTAGAGTACGTCGCCGACAGTCAGACCTGCTCGAGTGGAGCCGAGTTTGAAACCGAAGTCAACATCGGCGGCTCGTTGCGGCTCACGTGGAAGTTGACCGATACCTTAAAGGTCGGAGAAAGCAGCTCCATTCGCTTCCGCTGCAAAGTCCGCTAA
- the clpP gene encoding ATP-dependent Clp endopeptidase proteolytic subunit ClpP: protein MAPIPYVIEKSGREERTYDIYSRLLKDRIIFLGQQVNDDIANALVAQLLFLQSDDPKADIHLYINSPGGSISAGLAIYDTMQFVSCDVATYCIGQAASMGAVLLTAGAKGKRFSLPNARIMIHQPLAGMQGSAHEIQIHVEELRRVKRKMNEIMITHTGHSLEKIEEDTERDRFMSAQESCDYGLIDKVVSSINEQ from the coding sequence ATGGCTCCGATTCCGTACGTTATTGAAAAAAGTGGCCGCGAAGAGCGGACCTATGATATCTACAGTCGCTTGCTGAAAGATCGCATCATCTTTCTAGGTCAGCAAGTCAACGACGATATCGCAAATGCACTGGTTGCACAGTTGTTGTTCTTGCAGTCGGATGATCCTAAAGCGGACATCCATCTGTATATCAACAGCCCCGGAGGAAGCATTTCCGCTGGGTTAGCAATCTACGACACCATGCAGTTTGTCTCCTGTGATGTGGCGACCTACTGCATTGGACAGGCCGCCTCGATGGGCGCCGTGTTGTTGACCGCGGGAGCGAAAGGGAAGCGTTTTTCACTTCCTAATGCCCGCATCATGATTCACCAACCGTTGGCCGGAATGCAGGGATCGGCTCATGAGATCCAGATTCACGTGGAAGAACTCCGCCGGGTCAAACGGAAAATGAACGAGATCATGATCACCCACACCGGTCATTCGCTCGAGAAAATCGAAGAGGACACCGAACGCGATCGCTTCATGTCCGCTCAGGAATCGTGCGACTATGGACTGATCGACAAAGTCGTCAGCTCGATCAACGAACAGTAG
- a CDS encoding ClpP family protease → MNEGVLQNSHSYQSYQRQRQMTLGDLLLENRIVFLQGEIHVGNANELVMKLLYLQSENRRKDIHFYINSPGGSVTATLAIFDTMKMLSCDVATYCVGEAASGAAILLAGGTKGKRYCLPHSRVMVHQPMGGVGGQVSDIEIQAAEIFRYRDVLNTILSDATGQPVDRIGKDTERDFFLPAEKAKEYGLVDDILTKPPNPEGEEASS, encoded by the coding sequence ATGAACGAAGGGGTGCTGCAAAACAGCCACTCGTACCAATCCTATCAGCGTCAACGTCAGATGACGCTTGGGGATTTGTTGCTAGAGAACCGGATCGTCTTTTTGCAAGGCGAAATTCACGTTGGAAACGCCAATGAATTAGTGATGAAATTGTTGTATTTGCAGAGCGAAAATCGCCGCAAAGACATCCATTTCTACATCAATTCGCCCGGAGGAAGCGTGACCGCAACGCTGGCGATCTTTGACACCATGAAGATGTTGTCTTGTGATGTGGCAACCTACTGCGTCGGCGAAGCCGCCAGTGGAGCTGCGATCCTGCTAGCCGGTGGAACCAAGGGCAAACGCTATTGCTTGCCGCATAGCCGAGTCATGGTCCATCAGCCAATGGGCGGCGTCGGTGGACAGGTCAGTGATATCGAAATCCAAGCGGCTGAAATTTTCCGCTACCGCGATGTGCTGAACACCATCCTGAGCGATGCAACCGGTCAGCCGGTGGATAGAATCGGCAAGGATACCGAACGCGACTTCTTCTTGCCGGCTGAGAAAGCCAAAGAATACGGTTTGGTCGATGATATTTTGACAAAACCGCCAAACCCTGAAGGTGAAGAGGCCAGTAGCTAG
- a CDS encoding right-handed parallel beta-helix repeat-containing protein → MWTAMRFRMPLLGCLILVGFSFGADLSPPLIAEETGKTVRDFGAIGDGVADDTAAVLAAVKSQPGDLVFPAGTYKLSQTIEISLAEVGRFSVRGEGAARVLMSGPGAAFRIVGTHTGTAAPSSFKPGIFEQQNTPLVDNLEIVGKHPDAVGVQAVGTMQLTVTRLVVSDCLHAVQLIKRNRNVTLSECHFYRNRGIGLFLDRLNLHQINVVNCHISYNAGGGIVVRDSELRNLQIGSCDIEGNMGDLSAPETANVLIDATGTSIGEVAIVGCTIQHTHSAANSANIRILGESKAVSFTDERRHGNITIADNILSDVQRNIELVGCRGVTISGNTIWKGYDRNVLLKDCKSVVMSGNLLDRNPRYGYGDAKDAKLGVLFDSCQNCTVSGNQSSGPVYQAAAWEFRDCDRIHVHGCTVLDYATQGVLFQETTRSQLEGCMIRDDANENAGDPVVWENR, encoded by the coding sequence ATGTGGACTGCTATGCGATTCCGGATGCCCCTTCTTGGTTGCCTGATTCTGGTCGGTTTCTCCTTTGGTGCCGACCTGAGCCCGCCCCTGATTGCGGAGGAGACCGGTAAAACGGTTCGCGATTTTGGAGCGATAGGAGACGGGGTTGCAGACGATACCGCGGCCGTTTTGGCTGCGGTGAAATCACAGCCCGGTGACCTCGTTTTTCCTGCTGGCACCTATAAATTAAGCCAGACAATCGAGATCTCGCTCGCCGAAGTGGGGCGTTTTTCGGTCCGAGGCGAAGGGGCCGCACGGGTGTTGATGAGCGGACCGGGGGCTGCATTTCGGATTGTCGGAACCCATACCGGTACCGCCGCCCCCTCCTCGTTCAAGCCAGGGATTTTTGAGCAACAGAATACCCCGTTGGTCGATAACCTTGAAATTGTCGGAAAACATCCCGATGCGGTTGGGGTCCAAGCGGTGGGGACCATGCAGCTGACGGTGACCCGCTTGGTCGTTAGCGACTGCCTGCATGCGGTCCAGCTGATAAAAAGGAATCGCAATGTCACCCTGTCGGAGTGCCATTTCTATCGCAATCGTGGAATCGGTCTGTTCTTGGATCGTTTAAACTTGCATCAAATCAATGTTGTCAATTGCCACATTAGCTACAACGCCGGAGGCGGGATTGTCGTCCGCGATAGCGAACTTCGCAATTTACAGATCGGCAGCTGCGATATCGAAGGGAATATGGGTGATCTGTCGGCGCCGGAGACGGCCAATGTTCTGATCGATGCGACGGGAACGTCGATCGGCGAAGTCGCCATCGTTGGCTGCACGATCCAGCATACGCACAGCGCAGCCAATTCGGCAAATATCCGGATTCTGGGGGAATCGAAAGCCGTTTCCTTTACCGATGAACGGCGCCACGGAAACATCACGATCGCCGACAACATCCTTTCCGATGTGCAGCGGAACATCGAATTGGTGGGGTGTCGCGGAGTCACGATCAGCGGCAATACGATCTGGAAAGGGTACGACCGAAATGTCCTTCTGAAAGATTGCAAGAGTGTCGTCATGAGCGGAAATTTACTGGACCGAAATCCGCGTTACGGATATGGCGATGCCAAGGATGCAAAGTTAGGAGTCCTTTTTGATTCCTGCCAGAACTGCACGGTCAGCGGGAATCAGTCCTCAGGGCCGGTTTATCAAGCGGCCGCCTGGGAATTTCGTGATTGTGATCGGATCCATGTCCATGGCTGCACGGTTCTTGATTACGCCACGCAAGGTGTCCTCTTTCAGGAAACGACACGCAGTCAGCTGGAAGGCTGTATGATCCGTGATGATGCGAATGAAAACGCAGGCGATCCGGTGGTTTGGGAAAATCGTTAA
- the rpiB gene encoding ribose 5-phosphate isomerase B — translation MRISIGSDHRGVRIKAKLAQTLQNEGFEVSDEGTPDESVSVDYPDYGKLVASKVSNGEADRGILICGTGIGMAIVANKFSGVRAAACFDEVMIEMSRRHNDLNVLCLPGDMIGDRSVDDLVLLWLRTDFEAGRHARRVKKIIELD, via the coding sequence ATGCGAATCAGTATCGGTAGTGACCATCGCGGCGTGCGAATCAAAGCCAAATTGGCACAAACCTTACAAAATGAAGGTTTTGAAGTCTCCGATGAAGGGACTCCGGACGAATCGGTCTCCGTCGACTATCCCGATTATGGCAAACTTGTTGCAAGTAAAGTCAGCAATGGCGAAGCCGATCGTGGGATCCTGATCTGTGGCACCGGAATTGGAATGGCGATCGTCGCCAATAAATTCTCCGGAGTTCGGGCAGCTGCTTGTTTTGACGAAGTGATGATCGAAATGAGCCGAAGGCACAACGATTTGAATGTGCTGTGCCTGCCCGGAGATATGATTGGAGACCGCTCCGTCGATGATTTGGTCCTGTTGTGGCTGAGGACGGATTTCGAAGCGGGACGACACGCTCGTCGCGTCAAAAAAATTATTGAACTCGATTGA
- a CDS encoding L-threonylcarbamoyladenylate synthase, whose product MATIVDLQQAEDPRDLVHRAVQALAEGHVIAVPTETVYGLTASGLDEDAVETLVQMKGRSDTAPLAIALRSIDAVWDFACQLAPLAERLARRTWPGPLTLVLPCLDPDSALTQLPESVQRRVMAEDGCVGFRVVDHRVFETIHQFFAAPLVLTSANPSGKPAATTGTEVFDYFADEAALPLILNDGPCRYAGASTVVRVLGHRYEILREGAIERAAMRQFAKPMIALVCTGNTCRSPMAEVLLRERLRKKTGREDAVLVVSAGVAAMPGCGAALQAVEVMGQRGLDLTGHASRPLDDRLIELSDLILTMTAQHRDAIVARWPHAAERVKTLLRDGRDVSDPVGAPVEVYTACADQIDQELDAWVGSFGDDWYPSEVDDTKGQE is encoded by the coding sequence ATGGCAACCATTGTTGATTTGCAGCAAGCGGAAGATCCACGTGATTTGGTACATCGTGCGGTCCAAGCATTGGCGGAGGGGCATGTTATCGCGGTCCCCACCGAAACCGTTTACGGGTTAACCGCCAGCGGATTGGACGAAGATGCGGTTGAAACCTTGGTGCAAATGAAGGGACGCAGCGATACCGCTCCCCTTGCGATTGCTTTGCGGAGCATCGACGCGGTTTGGGATTTTGCTTGTCAGTTGGCCCCTTTGGCCGAGCGACTGGCTCGCCGTACCTGGCCTGGCCCGTTGACCTTGGTCCTCCCCTGTCTGGATCCAGATTCGGCTTTGACGCAGCTTCCCGAATCGGTTCAGCGCCGAGTCATGGCGGAGGACGGGTGTGTCGGGTTTCGGGTGGTCGACCATCGAGTCTTTGAAACGATTCATCAATTTTTTGCGGCTCCCTTGGTTTTAACCAGTGCAAATCCCAGCGGAAAACCGGCCGCCACCACGGGAACGGAAGTCTTTGATTATTTTGCGGACGAGGCGGCTTTGCCCCTTATCCTGAACGACGGCCCGTGCCGGTATGCTGGTGCGTCGACGGTCGTCCGCGTTTTGGGGCATCGTTACGAAATTCTTCGAGAAGGTGCCATAGAAAGGGCCGCAATGCGACAGTTTGCGAAACCAATGATTGCCTTGGTCTGCACAGGAAATACCTGCCGTAGCCCGATGGCTGAAGTCCTCCTGCGAGAACGATTACGTAAAAAAACGGGGCGGGAAGACGCGGTTTTGGTGGTTTCTGCTGGTGTCGCTGCGATGCCGGGATGCGGAGCCGCTTTGCAGGCCGTCGAGGTCATGGGGCAACGCGGGCTGGACCTGACCGGGCACGCCAGCCGCCCGCTGGATGATCGACTGATCGAATTGTCCGATCTGATCCTGACGATGACCGCTCAACACCGGGATGCCATTGTTGCTCGCTGGCCGCATGCTGCCGAACGTGTTAAAACGCTCCTCAGAGACGGACGCGATGTCAGCGATCCCGTCGGAGCACCGGTGGAAGTCTACACCGCTTGTGCGGACCAGATCGATCAAGAATTGGATGCTTGGGTCGGCTCTTTTGGAGACGATTGGTATCCCTCTGAAGTCGACGATACAAAGGGGCAGGAATAA